The genomic interval TATTTTTTGGCGTTTTCGGGCATTTTTCTCATATTTGCAACCTGATTTTTGGAGCACTACACTATTATACTGATATGGCTAAAGTTTGTCAACTTACCGGAAAGAAAACACAAGTAGGAAATAACGTTTCTCACGCCAATAACAAGACCAAAAGAAAGTTTTTCCCCAACTTACATAAGAAAAGATTTTTCATCCCTTCTGAAAATGCTTGGATTACGCTGAAAGTATCTACTTCTGCCCTACGTACCATTAATAAAAATGGCATTGAAGCTGTGTTAAAGGAAGCCAGAGAAGCCGGAAATATCGCATATTAATCTATTCTTTATAAACCAAAACAAGCGCTTTATTTGAATAAAGCGCTTGTTTTGGTTTATACCTATTGCTTCAGGAGGCTAAATCAGACGTTTCAGATAAAACGATGCATAGATAAACTGCATACCCCGTTTTACAAACATCCGGATTTCCTTTCCTTCTTTGCGCTGCAACATCTTATAAAGCTCACTCAGGCGAAATTCAGAAGCCATCTGCCCGTTAATAGAGATAATTTCATCTCCCTCCATTAAACCAGCTTGCATTGCAGGTGAATCATCTTCTATTCTGTCTATTATAAAAGAACGGAAATCATCGCCCTTGGCTTTTATATCCATACCGCTCATATCCCGCTCAAAAGAAGATCTAAGCAGGCGTTTATTTGGTTTGAGTACTACATAATTGCGGGAATAATCAAATACCACATCAAAACGCCGCAACAGTTCACAACCAATATTCCCCTGCCGGTTTACACGTTTGGCAATCTGGGCAGCGGCAGAATTGGTATCGGGGAAAGAAGTGATTACATTCTCGAGTTCAAATTTGCCAATCTGGATTTTTTCCAGGCGGCCTAAACTTCCATTAATAATTCCGTTTAAGCCACGGCCAAGTTGTGCCCGCACAATTTTGTCAGGAAGCTGAATTTCTTCATGAGAGCCCATATCCAGAGATAGTGCATGACCAGCACCAGTATCAAGAATTACTTTTATAGGTACAGTCCGGTTATCGGCCCATATGGCTTTGGCTTGCAGGTAAGGTTTGGCATCCTCAATTGTGATCGGTATTTTCTCTCCTTTGCCTTTGTACTCATACTTGTCCGGATGATAAAGCGTGAGTATTTTGTTATCAAAATCAATTCTGACCACAAAATGCCTGAACAAATCAAAGCCGAATACTCCATGTATGGGCATGCCCACATAATTGGAAAGGTGTAGTACATCTTCAGATAGCGCCACAATACTTTGCCCCGAAGCTTCTATGCCGGTTAGGTTGATCTTATTATTGATGGCCACCATTGCCTCCAGCGATTCTCCCTCACCTACGCCAGTAATCTGAACTTTGCGGACATACTTTAAACCCAATGCTCTGGCGATTTTCGGATCTGTAAGTAAAGTCATGCTGATCCCACTATCCAGAATAAAATTAAGGGTATCTGAGCCGTTGATATGCAGGGGCACCACAATTAAATTACTATGCAA from Rhodocytophaga rosea carries:
- the rpmB gene encoding 50S ribosomal protein L28, with amino-acid sequence MAKVCQLTGKKTQVGNNVSHANNKTKRKFFPNLHKKRFFIPSENAWITLKVSTSALRTINKNGIEAVLKEAREAGNIAY
- a CDS encoding aspartyl protease family protein, with protein sequence MKPPYSLTLRRGLPLVVLFLILLAESLWAQSSQNFHFTSAKRQSLRLPFELHSNLIVVPLHINGSDTLNFILDSGISMTLLTDPKIARALGLKYVRKVQITGVGEGESLEAMVAINNKINLTGIEASGQSIVALSEDVLHLSNYVGMPIHGVFGFDLFRHFVVRIDFDNKILTLYHPDKYEYKGKGEKIPITIEDAKPYLQAKAIWADNRTVPIKVILDTGAGHALSLDMGSHEEIQLPDKIVRAQLGRGLNGIINGSLGRLEKIQIGKFELENVITSFPDTNSAAAQIAKRVNRQGNIGCELLRRFDVVFDYSRNYVVLKPNKRLLRSSFERDMSGMDIKAKGDDFRSFIIDRIEDDSPAMQAGLMEGDEIISINGQMASEFRLSELYKMLQRKEGKEIRMFVKRGMQFIYASFYLKRLI